A genomic segment from Clarias gariepinus isolate MV-2021 ecotype Netherlands chromosome 11, CGAR_prim_01v2, whole genome shotgun sequence encodes:
- the ckmb gene encoding creatine kinase, muscle b, with translation MTKNCHNDYKMKFPMEEEYPDLSLHNNHMAKVLSKDIYTKLRGKSTPSGFTLDDCIQTGVDNPGHPFIMTVGCVAGDEESYEVFKELFDPIISDRHGGYKPTDKHKTDLNWENLKGGDDLDPNYVQSSRVRTGRSIKGYTLPPHNSRGERRAVEKLSIEALTSLDGEFKGKYYPLKDMTDKEQEQLIADHFLFDKPVSPLLLAAGMARDWPDARGIWHNDDKTFLVWVNEEDHLRVISMQKGGNMKEVFRRFCVGLQRIEEIFKKHNHGFMWNEHLGFVLTCPSNLGTGLRGGVHVKLPKLSTHAKFEEILTRLRLQKRGTGGVDTASVGGVFDISNADRLGSSEVQQVQLVVDGVKLMIEMEKKLEKGESIDDMIPAQK, from the exons ATGACCAAGAACTGCCACAATGACTATAAGATGAAGTTTCCTATGGAGGAGGAGTACCCTGACCTCTCCCTGCACAACAACCATATGGCCAAGGTACTGAGCAAGGACATTTACACCAAGCTAAGAGGAAAGTCTACCCCAAGTGGCTTTACTCTTGATGACTGCATCCAGACTGGTGTGGACAACCCTG GTCATCCTTTTATTATGACTGTTGGTTGTGTTGCTGGTGATGAGGAGTCCTATGAGGTCTTCAAGGAGCTCTTCGACCCCATCATTTCTGACCGTCATGGTGGCTACAAGCCCACTGACAAGCACAAGACTGATCTGAACTGGGAGAACCTGAAG GGTGGTGATGATCTTGACCCCAACTACGTCCAGAGCAGCCGTGTACGTACTGGCCGCAGCATCAAGGGATACACTTTGCCCCCCCACAACAGCCGTGGTGAGCGTAGAGCTGTGGAGAAGCTGTCCATTGAGG CTTTGACCAGCCTGGATGGTGAGTTCAAGGGCAAGTACTACCCCCTGAAGGACATGACTGACAAAGAGCAGGAACAGCTGATCGCTGACCATTTCCTGTTTGACAAGCCTGTCTCCCCACTGCTGCTGGCTGCTGGTATGGCTCGTGACTGGCCTGATGCAAGAGGCATCTGGCACAATGACGACAAGACCTTCCTGGTCTGGGTGAATGAAGAGGACCATCTGCGCGTCATCTCCATGCAGAAGGGTGGCAACATGAAGGAGGTCTTCAGGAGGTTCTGCGTTGGTCTGCAGAGG ATTGAGGAGATTTTCAAGAAGCACAACCATGGTTTCATGTGGAACGAGCATCTTGGTTTCGTCCTGACCTGCCCATCCAACCTGGGAACTGGCCTGCGTGGTGGTGTGCACGTCAAGCTGCCCAAGCTTAGCACACATGCCAAATTTGAGGAGATCCTGACCAGACTCCGCCTGCAGAAGCGTGGCACAG GTGGTGTGGATACTGCCTCTGTTGGTGGTGTATTCGACATCTCCAATGCTGACCGTCTGGGCTCATCTGAAGTACAGCAGGTACAGCTGGTGGTTGATGGTGTGAAGCTCATGATTGAGATGGAGAAGAAGCTGGAGAAGGGCGAGTCCATTGATGACATGATCCCTGCCCAGAAGTAA